The Mycoplasmopsis columbinasalis genomic interval AATGTTTTCAGCACAAAACTTTTTCGCAACATTAATCGCTTCATTAACAACAATTTTAGGATCAAGACCGAGTAAGAATTCATTCACGGCGTTCAACAAAATTCCTCGCACAAATGGTTCAATTCTTTCTCAAATTCAACCAGAGTTAAAAAAACGACTAATAACTTTTTTGTAGTAATCGTAATTTTTTTGAATTGCTTCAATTTTTTTAAATTGCTCGTTGCTAAGCAAAATAAAATCATCCTCGAAAATTTCTTGTAAGTTAATTGGTGAATTCATTAGTTCATAACGATACAAAACGTTTATTCTTTGTATTCGTTTTTGATGTTGCGACAATTTCTTTTCCATAGTAAACCTTTGAAAATTATATAGACAAATGGGTAATTAATATTTTATAGCTACGTTTTTCACCATATATTGATCTTTTAATCTTGATGTGATGCGATACACAGGAACTA includes:
- a CDS encoding transcription antitermination factor NusB, coding for MEKKLSQHQKRIQRINVLYRYELMNSPINLQEIFEDDFILLSNEQFKKIEAIQKNYDYYKKVISRFFNSGWIWERIEPFVRGILLNAVNEFLLGLDPKIVVNEAINVAKKFCAENIHKWINAILQSIYKYFVLAEVVMQKEGVINDSESAQRTNSNQ